One bacterium genomic window, CACATCGGTAACCGCATGCACATGGCCTACCGTTTTTTTAAAAAATCCTCCTTTGATAGGGAATTTTTTAGTGAGATTGTTGATTTTTAAGAGTTCGGTCATTTCTTTTTTTCTTCTCTCTAACAACTCAAATAAAACACAAATATTAAAATAGACTTAACCCCGAGATTAGGACTTTTAAAATTTTAGACCCTATGTCGTCGATTGAAACAAGCGGGATATAAAGATTCAATCGGCGATATTGGAGCCGTTGTTTGGGCCGACCCAAACAACGGCGTGTCTAAAATTTTAAAAGTCCTAATCTCGGGGTTAAGACCTTAATATGGTTTAAAACAACGCGCCCGGTGCGCTTTGTTTTTATCCCCCAACATCCACGGGTGATTTAATCTACAATCTTCAAATACCCGCTCACAGCGATCACCAAAATAACATCCTGCGGGCAGTTCTGATAAATTAGGCACCACACCCGGGATGGATTTTAACTTTTTTTCTCCCTGTTTTTTCAAACTAGGAATAGATTCCAAAAGCCCCTTGGTATACGGATGCATGGGCCTGTCAAAAATTTCGGTAACCTTGCCCTGCTCCACAACTTCGCCGGCGTACATCACCGACACATCCTGCGCATGCTCGGCCACAATACCAAAATCGTGCGTGATAAGCAGCAAGGTCATATTTAAATCGTCAATTAATTGGTGAATCAAATCTAAAATTTGGGCCTGAATGGTTACATCTAAAGCGGTAGTGGGTTCATCGGCAATAAGCAGTTCGGGGTTAAGCGATAACGCCATGGCAATCATCACCCGCTGACGCATCCCGCCGCTCATTTGATGCGGGTAATCGTGCACACGACGCTCTGGGTTAGGGATACCCACCTTTTGCAACATGTCAATTGAGCGTTTTAAGGCTTCTTGCTTGGAAACTTTTTCGTGAACCAAAACGGCTTCGGCAATTTGGTCGCCAATGGTATACACCGGATTAAGGCTTGTCATGGGTTCCTGAAAAATCATAGCAATGCGCTTGCCACGCACTGCTTGCATTTCTTTTTCGGTAAGCGAAAGTAGATCTATGCGTTCATTATCATGAGGGGTAAAAATAATTTCACCGTCTTCAATACGCCCCGGCTCAGAAATTAAATTTAAAATGGAAAGTGCAGTCATACTCTTTCCACTACCCGATTCACCCACCAAAGCATGGATAGATTTTTTTTGAACCGACAAATTCACATCGTTAACGGCTTTCACAATCCCGTTTTGAGT contains:
- a CDS encoding ABC transporter ATP-binding protein; protein product: MPSLLDIKNLKTFFHTQNGIVKAVNDVNLSVQKKSIHALVGESGSGKSMTALSILNLISEPGRIEDGEIIFTPHDNERIDLLSLTEKEMQAVRGKRIAMIFQEPMTSLNPVYTIGDQIAEAVLVHEKVSKQEALKRSIDMLQKVGIPNPERRVHDYPHQMSGGMRQRVMIAMALSLNPELLIADEPTTALDVTIQAQILDLIHQLIDDLNMTLLLITHDFGIVAEHAQDVSVMYAGEVVEQGKVTEIFDRPMHPYTKGLLESIPSLKKQGEKKLKSIPGVVPNLSELPAGCYFGDRCERVFEDCRLNHPWMLGDKNKAHRARCFKPY